The following coding sequences are from one Seonamhaeicola sp. ML3 window:
- a CDS encoding chromosome partitioning protein ParA, with the protein MEGNNSSKKLKIALGIALALFLGIGFYTMNLYSDSKKAQNELKDEKQLVMNELKTMATQYDEAISENKVANENLVEARDRIQGLIDSLKISETNVKSLWRYKKKYLSLQKEMDVLLAQNDSLKLENSYLATSLDSTRVKLEASTMFTDSLLVQNTALAEVVENAAILGTVGLKGFGVIERTSGKLIPTERASRTDKIRVCFTVAKNGLVQAGDQELYVQVIDPKNNTLGLNEQVQFDDKTLNYSIISKFNYENENLNVCEFVTAKGQDDFEKGRYIVNVYNHKDLVSTSEFSLK; encoded by the coding sequence ATGGAAGGAAACAATAGTAGCAAAAAGTTAAAAATAGCTTTAGGAATAGCTTTGGCCTTATTTTTAGGTATAGGATTTTATACAATGAATCTTTACAGTGATAGCAAAAAAGCTCAAAACGAGTTAAAAGATGAAAAGCAACTAGTAATGAACGAACTCAAAACTATGGCCACGCAATATGACGAAGCTATAAGCGAGAACAAAGTTGCCAATGAGAATCTTGTAGAAGCTAGAGACAGAATTCAAGGTTTAATAGATTCTTTAAAAATATCTGAAACTAACGTGAAGAGTTTGTGGAGATATAAGAAGAAGTATTTATCACTTCAAAAGGAAATGGATGTATTATTGGCACAAAACGATTCATTAAAGCTTGAGAATTCTTATTTAGCGACATCCTTAGACAGTACTCGTGTTAAGCTCGAAGCAAGTACTATGTTTACAGATTCATTATTAGTTCAAAATACAGCACTTGCAGAAGTTGTAGAAAATGCAGCTATACTAGGAACAGTTGGTTTAAAAGGTTTTGGTGTAATAGAAAGAACATCTGGGAAATTAATTCCAACCGAAAGAGCCAGCAGAACAGATAAAATTAGAGTTTGTTTTACTGTGGCTAAAAATGGATTAGTACAAGCGGGTGACCAAGAATTATATGTACAAGTAATCGATCCAAAAAACAATACACTTGGATTAAATGAGCAGGTTCAGTTTGATGATAAAACATTAAATTACAGTATTATAAGTAAATTTAATTACGAAAATGAAAATCTTAATGTTTGTGAGTTTGTTACCGCTAAAGGTCAAGATGATTTTGAAAAAGGACGATATATTGTCAATGTATACAACCATAAAGATTTAGTTTCAACATCAGAGTTTAGTTTGAAATAA
- the fumC gene encoding class II fumarate hydratase: MSFRIEKDTMGEVKVPADKLWGAQTERSRNNFKIGPSASMPLEIVYGFAYLKKAAAYTNCELGVLAIEKRDYIAKVCDEILEGKHDDQFPLVIWQTGSGTQSNMNVNEVIANRAHQIAGHVIGEGEKTIQPNDDVNKSQSSNDTFPTGMHIAAYKKIVETTIPGVKQLRNTLDAKSKAFKDVVKIGRTHLMDATPITLGQELSGYVAQLDYGIKALENTLPHLSELALGGTAVGTGLNTPKGYDKRVAEFIAEFTGLPFVTAPNKFEALAAHDALVETHGALKQLAVSLNKIANDIRLMASGPRSGIGEIIIPANEPGSSIMPGKVNPTQCEAMTMVCAQVIGNDVTVTVGGTQGHYELNVFKPVMAANVLQSAQLIGDACVSFDVNCAVGIEPNHATIKTLLNNSLMLVTALNTKIGYYKAAEIANTAHKNGTTLKEEAINLGYVTAEEYDEWVKPEDMVGSLK, encoded by the coding sequence ATGAGTTTCAGAATAGAAAAAGACACCATGGGAGAAGTTAAGGTTCCTGCCGATAAACTTTGGGGTGCTCAAACAGAACGATCAAGGAACAATTTTAAAATTGGACCTTCGGCTTCAATGCCATTGGAAATTGTTTACGGATTTGCGTACTTAAAAAAAGCTGCAGCCTATACGAATTGTGAATTGGGTGTTTTGGCCATAGAGAAACGTGATTATATTGCTAAAGTCTGTGATGAAATTTTAGAAGGCAAGCATGATGACCAATTTCCTCTTGTAATATGGCAAACAGGCTCTGGAACCCAGAGTAATATGAATGTAAATGAAGTTATTGCAAATAGGGCTCACCAAATAGCTGGACATGTTATTGGAGAAGGAGAAAAAACAATACAGCCTAATGACGATGTGAATAAGTCACAATCGTCTAACGATACCTTCCCTACTGGTATGCATATTGCGGCTTACAAAAAGATAGTTGAAACTACCATTCCGGGAGTAAAACAACTTAGAAATACACTTGATGCCAAATCTAAAGCATTTAAAGATGTTGTTAAAATTGGTAGAACACACCTTATGGATGCGACGCCAATTACTCTAGGTCAAGAATTATCTGGTTATGTTGCTCAGTTAGACTATGGTATAAAAGCCTTAGAAAACACATTGCCACACTTAAGTGAATTGGCTTTGGGCGGTACTGCTGTTGGAACAGGATTAAATACTCCTAAAGGCTATGATAAACGAGTAGCCGAATTCATTGCAGAGTTCACTGGTTTGCCTTTTGTTACCGCTCCAAATAAATTTGAAGCCTTAGCAGCACACGATGCACTTGTAGAAACACATGGAGCTCTTAAACAACTTGCTGTTTCTTTAAATAAAATTGCTAACGATATTAGGTTAATGGCATCTGGACCAAGAAGTGGTATTGGTGAAATTATTATTCCTGCCAATGAGCCAGGGAGTTCGATAATGCCAGGAAAAGTAAACCCGACACAATGTGAGGCTATGACTATGGTTTGCGCTCAGGTTATTGGTAATGATGTAACAGTTACTGTTGGAGGCACTCAAGGTCATTACGAATTAAATGTATTTAAACCCGTGATGGCTGCGAATGTTTTACAATCTGCTCAATTAATTGGCGATGCTTGTGTTAGTTTTGATGTTAATTGTGCTGTGGGTATTGAGCCTAATCATGCTACAATTAAAACATTGCTCAATAATTCTTTAATGCTTGTAACCGCACTTAATACCAAAATTGGTTATTATAAAGCTGCTGAAATTGCTAATACGGCTCATAAAAACGGTACTACACTTAAAGAAGAAGCTATAAACTTAGGCTATGTCACTGCCGAAGAATATGATGAATGGGTAAAACCAGAAGACATGGTTGGTAGCTTAAAATAA
- a CDS encoding DUF6638 family protein has protein sequence MQKLIEANLYKSELIPVSGKLVERYNKCLIKLGFTPTKLKNFLIDGIGWSPEIAEEKGDLNYLNNGEANPHGIIITPLQKGKPVYFPFHTFDRDMMKHIFKVYGDKIKDITRDSAICIDFDQKIDAFYEPLDVLKYNTIRINFHFMNNLYHQQREQLELIEKFKRDYNFIDEDVHAELLKSAKKYGDLRDRDLELPAIDFKVSSFYTRAFGGVYVLRDFISPIVIFEDKKWHKEVIKDTNYEVLIFHIEQKELMVKLREHIIIEYNLETAVKTERYERIKKYEMSLHLKKTEHPIKDILSNPILYKSYLNKLDIDTRKKVMSVERYLEKLETSNQFKIADIVDPKMFDALHKPHSSLEARHQDLIWKLLVNVAPKDVLYWYWYDKEDFYDKFEAWDESLKDWVVETISNNI, from the coding sequence ATGCAAAAACTAATAGAAGCCAATTTATATAAGAGTGAACTCATTCCCGTAAGTGGAAAATTGGTTGAGCGCTATAATAAATGCTTGATAAAACTTGGCTTTACCCCAACAAAACTTAAGAACTTTTTAATCGATGGTATAGGGTGGAGTCCAGAAATAGCCGAAGAAAAAGGTGATTTAAATTACTTGAACAATGGGGAAGCTAATCCTCATGGTATTATTATTACGCCCCTACAGAAAGGTAAACCGGTATATTTCCCTTTCCATACGTTTGATAGGGATATGATGAAACATATTTTTAAGGTGTATGGCGATAAAATTAAAGATATAACCAGAGACTCTGCTATTTGTATTGATTTTGACCAAAAAATAGATGCTTTTTATGAACCTTTAGATGTTCTAAAATATAACACGATACGTATTAATTTTCATTTCATGAATAATCTGTATCATCAGCAAAGGGAGCAACTTGAGTTAATAGAAAAATTTAAGCGAGATTATAATTTTATTGATGAAGATGTTCATGCTGAATTATTGAAATCTGCTAAGAAGTATGGGGATTTACGTGATAGGGATTTAGAACTTCCAGCTATAGACTTTAAAGTAAGTTCTTTTTACACCAGAGCTTTTGGAGGTGTTTATGTCCTGCGAGATTTTATATCTCCCATAGTGATTTTTGAAGACAAAAAATGGCACAAAGAAGTAATAAAGGATACCAATTACGAAGTACTGATTTTCCATATAGAGCAAAAGGAATTAATGGTGAAATTACGAGAACATATCATCATTGAGTATAATTTGGAAACAGCTGTAAAAACAGAGAGATACGAGCGTATCAAGAAGTATGAAATGTCACTTCACTTAAAGAAAACGGAACACCCAATAAAAGATATTCTTAGCAATCCGATACTTTATAAAAGCTACTTGAATAAACTGGATATAGACACGCGTAAAAAAGTAATGAGTGTTGAACGATATTTAGAAAAATTAGAGACCAGCAACCAGTTTAAGATAGCCGATATAGTGGACCCCAAAATGTTTGATGCTTTACATAAACCGCATTCATCATTAGAAGCTAGACATCAAGATTTAATTTGGAAGCTTTTGGTAAATGTGGCTCCCAAAGATGTTTTGTATTGGTATTGGTATGATAAAGAGGATTTCTATGATAAGTTTGAAGCATGGGACGAGTCTTTAAAAGACTGGGTTGTAGAGACCATTAGTAACAATATTTAG
- a CDS encoding AAA family ATPase, whose product MNHNSTFPIKQSELDMLRDEATSYLKSTQWEQGARAKNRDKDAKDDSILLYLSRANNGSSATEITSVSKTILALKKRLLPDSVAIPIYLNQTLYGVQEGITLGIWVKDSYYDASGLSSLAENKSALDSSGKREFESKMHTATAFMLFATAYKILHDLKPHASDDLSVMKQKFAGIPEVSLMSPIKGISCSLFYYDKYLGHPDIIKSDKDVIDFTVVYFEAFIDEIQLRKSSLEYTETIEDRTYKLENSEFAVSGWNNVFAGTAKSVEFNKIKFEQIVGNRDAKHFARRLTERLLSYDFTAKKNPFQELGGFMPVFMGYGIPGTGKSMLIAAIATRLKEYCDELDIPFLFHPMPDALISTFQGGSAEKMVEWMKPLQDPSKLIFAPIDDAENNLQERTAQGVSAGVKEVIGVFLRYTEGAYAVNYGNSSIGLFTNLPEMLDKAVISRVQGRFKIDGARTEHDFLDQDHLWWRKLDETLPDFVNMEDPGNYKYLQDQGLAKNMGEILSSIENPSEERVHEIYEDVEKKFKTNEHLFYANLYKEMQKEFPFFSSRDVRNIQSAISLRLTDFDLEDDWFNNPEIYFKQDYETKFNMLQELMRANMKGLDFSEIRRQEVVRYLDNVATIADSDFKRKVDARVNQLNIEMEARKTFED is encoded by the coding sequence ATGAACCACAACTCAACATTCCCTATAAAACAATCAGAATTAGATATGCTTCGCGATGAGGCAACATCTTACTTAAAAAGTACTCAATGGGAGCAGGGTGCAAGAGCCAAAAATCGAGATAAAGATGCCAAAGATGATTCTATTCTTTTGTATTTATCTCGTGCCAATAACGGAAGTAGTGCAACAGAGATTACTTCGGTTTCAAAAACGATTTTAGCTTTAAAGAAGCGCCTGTTGCCAGATTCGGTTGCTATTCCTATTTATTTGAATCAGACGCTTTACGGTGTTCAAGAGGGTATTACTTTGGGGATTTGGGTTAAGGATAGTTATTACGATGCTTCTGGTTTATCGAGTTTAGCCGAAAATAAATCGGCTTTAGACTCTAGTGGAAAAAGAGAGTTTGAAAGTAAAATGCATACAGCTACAGCTTTTATGCTCTTTGCTACAGCTTATAAAATATTACACGATTTAAAACCACACGCTTCAGATGATTTAAGTGTCATGAAGCAGAAGTTTGCTGGTATTCCAGAGGTGTCCTTAATGTCACCAATAAAAGGGATTTCATGCAGTTTGTTCTATTATGATAAATACTTGGGACATCCGGATATCATTAAGTCAGATAAAGATGTTATCGACTTTACGGTGGTGTATTTTGAAGCCTTTATAGATGAAATTCAACTGCGTAAAAGTAGTTTAGAGTACACCGAAACTATTGAGGACAGAACATATAAATTAGAGAACTCTGAATTTGCAGTTTCTGGTTGGAATAATGTTTTTGCAGGTACTGCCAAGAGTGTTGAATTCAATAAAATTAAATTTGAACAAATAGTTGGTAACCGGGATGCTAAGCACTTTGCACGAAGATTAACAGAGCGTTTGTTGAGCTACGATTTTACTGCCAAAAAGAATCCTTTTCAGGAACTTGGTGGTTTTATGCCGGTATTTATGGGGTACGGAATTCCAGGTACGGGGAAAAGTATGTTGATTGCGGCTATAGCTACGAGATTGAAAGAATATTGTGATGAACTGGATATACCTTTTCTATTTCATCCCATGCCGGATGCGCTAATAAGTACTTTTCAAGGAGGTTCTGCTGAGAAAATGGTAGAGTGGATGAAGCCGTTACAGGATCCATCCAAACTAATTTTTGCACCAATTGATGATGCAGAGAACAATCTTCAGGAGCGAACGGCTCAAGGGGTTTCTGCTGGTGTAAAAGAAGTGATAGGCGTATTCTTAAGATATACAGAAGGTGCTTATGCCGTGAATTATGGAAATAGTTCCATAGGATTATTTACCAATTTGCCAGAAATGTTGGATAAGGCAGTTATTTCTCGTGTACAGGGGCGCTTTAAGATTGATGGTGCTAGAACGGAACATGATTTCCTAGATCAGGACCATTTGTGGTGGCGTAAGTTAGATGAAACCTTACCAGATTTTGTAAATATGGAAGACCCTGGCAATTATAAGTATTTACAGGACCAAGGTTTGGCGAAAAATATGGGTGAAATTTTGAGTTCAATTGAAAATCCTTCTGAAGAGCGCGTTCATGAGATTTATGAAGATGTTGAAAAGAAATTTAAAACGAATGAACACTTGTTCTATGCCAATCTATACAAGGAAATGCAAAAGGAGTTTCCGTTCTTTTCATCAAGGGATGTAAGGAACATACAAAGTGCAATTTCATTGCGTTTAACCGATTTTGACTTAGAGGATGATTGGTTCAATAATCCTGAAATCTATTTCAAACAAGATTATGAAACCAAATTCAATATGCTGCAGGAATTAATGAGAGCGAACATGAAAGGTCTTGATTTCTCTGAAATTAGAAGACAAGAAGTCGTTAGATATTTGGATAATGTAGCAACAATAGCAGATTCTGATTTTAAACGTAAAGTAGATGCCCGAGTAAATCAACTAAATATTGAAATGGAAGCAAGAAAGACATTTGAGGATTAA
- a CDS encoding four helix bundle protein, protein MGFRTLLAYKKGFALAMEIFHLAKSFPQSEVFALTSQIVRSSRSVCSNMAEGYRKRQYEKHFKSKLSDADSENTETQLWLDFALACEYISKEQYSDFINKSEEVGKLLNYMMNNPDKFK, encoded by the coding sequence ATGGGTTTTAGAACGCTTTTAGCATATAAAAAGGGATTTGCCTTGGCAATGGAAATATTCCATTTAGCCAAGAGTTTTCCACAATCTGAGGTGTTCGCTTTAACTTCTCAAATTGTTCGTTCAAGTAGGTCAGTTTGTTCTAATATGGCTGAAGGATATAGGAAAAGACAATATGAAAAGCATTTTAAGAGTAAATTATCCGATGCCGATAGCGAGAATACAGAAACTCAATTATGGCTGGATTTCGCCCTGGCTTGTGAATATATCTCCAAAGAGCAATATTCAGATTTTATAAATAAAAGTGAAGAAGTTGGCAAACTTTTAAACTATATGATGAATAACCCAGATAAATTTAAATGA
- a CDS encoding NUDIX domain-containing protein: protein MKPSNKIKNIEKTLLSDNYYILNKVNFDYLMPDGRWVNQMREVYDRGDGAGILLYNKEKRTVILVKQFRMPTYLNDNEDGFLVEVAAGILDKDNPEECIIRETEEETGYRLKEVKKVYESYSSPGVMTEKMHFFVGEYTDDMKVGEGGGLDSEAEDIEVMEISFDRAVEMLNNGEIVDTRTIVLLQYAIIHKLIE from the coding sequence TTGAAACCATCAAACAAAATAAAAAATATTGAAAAGACATTACTTTCAGATAACTATTATATTCTGAACAAAGTTAATTTTGATTACTTAATGCCAGATGGTCGTTGGGTCAATCAGATGCGTGAAGTCTATGACAGGGGTGATGGTGCTGGTATTTTATTGTATAACAAGGAAAAAAGAACAGTAATACTTGTAAAGCAATTTAGAATGCCAACGTATTTAAACGATAATGAAGACGGCTTCCTTGTTGAGGTGGCAGCAGGAATACTTGACAAAGACAATCCAGAAGAATGTATCATAAGAGAAACGGAAGAAGAAACAGGTTATAGACTTAAGGAAGTAAAAAAGGTCTATGAAAGTTATTCGTCTCCAGGAGTTATGACCGAAAAGATGCATTTTTTTGTTGGAGAATACACCGACGACATGAAAGTAGGTGAAGGGGGCGGATTGGATAGTGAAGCTGAAGATATTGAGGTCATGGAAATCTCTTTTGATAGAGCGGTAGAGATGCTCAATAATGGAGAAATTGTTGATACACGCACCATTGTGTTATTACAATATGCGATAATTCATAAGCTAATAGAGTAA
- a CDS encoding Crp/Fnr family transcriptional regulator — protein MDRNFAFLNSFSDISEDTFEALSEIAVFKRVKTGEQLVKLGEIPSKIYMLVQGVVRCYITTEDGKEFNKTFYLSTSLLGSLTALLTKKTSLFVFEALSDCKIYEIDYETLMTLCKKNSKVNRLYTKALEIVYVKYEKRLVELMSLDAKGRYLALKRQIPNVDNLIPQYQIASYLGITAVQLSRIRKKMDSN, from the coding sequence ATGGATAGGAATTTCGCCTTTTTAAACTCATTTTCCGATATTTCTGAGGACACTTTTGAAGCATTAAGCGAAATAGCAGTATTTAAAAGAGTGAAGACAGGGGAACAATTGGTTAAACTCGGAGAGATTCCGAGTAAAATATATATGTTAGTTCAGGGCGTAGTAAGGTGTTATATTACTACAGAAGACGGTAAAGAATTCAACAAAACTTTTTATTTGTCTACATCTTTATTGGGATCTTTAACCGCATTACTCACAAAAAAAACCTCTCTTTTTGTATTCGAAGCATTATCAGATTGTAAGATTTACGAAATTGATTATGAAACGCTAATGACACTTTGTAAAAAAAACAGTAAGGTTAATAGATTGTACACTAAAGCCTTAGAGATTGTTTATGTAAAATATGAAAAACGTTTGGTAGAGCTTATGTCTTTAGATGCAAAGGGAAGGTATTTGGCTTTAAAGCGACAAATACCTAATGTAGACAACTTAATTCCGCAGTATCAAATTGCTTCATATTTAGGAATTACTGCGGTACAGTTGAGTAGGATTAGAAAAAAAATGGATAGCAATTAA
- a CDS encoding microtubule-binding protein yields MSDDFDLLETNSNEKTEKVDVNWGKAIDTMKSKLAQEDDPEVRQKILNATLDDVVHMAEKDRTTLLDAIKDLTDYQDEVGILFEKFSSLNATEQKVIDDAQKALERARVELEDAESKPNTWWNNLWGRKSKIKKAQDELKAAEKTRAAADNKAKAMFQARIESADVQTLLSELSYKSQAAVTRLKNRELEIKEVEDKLQDAIVEATKNHTKALEKKKEVEEKLEEQYALLKQARQELEDIADKQSTEYAEAIGKVTGLEQKVEELEGLKNAYTTLAASKDSFVHKHNLTIKVLTSLRSNLQTHRAKLKSDTEERLKYYDGYVVALKARTDQEFAAILEHLGVKTDEHIGETLAAMHTASAKARQDMMDNIPVHEKVMQGVYSSYAEALQEIRAKDIDIQKNFAERYGIDMKELFEDYYKAEANSPSGDGDAPEGDSNPDAGDDDLLS; encoded by the coding sequence ATGTCTGATGATTTCGATTTATTAGAAACCAATTCAAATGAAAAAACTGAAAAAGTAGATGTCAATTGGGGAAAAGCCATTGACACTATGAAATCTAAATTAGCACAAGAGGACGACCCTGAAGTACGCCAGAAAATATTAAATGCCACCTTAGATGATGTAGTGCATATGGCTGAAAAGGATAGGACAACGCTTCTTGATGCCATTAAAGATTTAACAGATTATCAGGACGAGGTAGGTATTTTATTTGAAAAGTTCTCATCGCTTAATGCTACCGAGCAAAAAGTTATTGACGATGCTCAAAAAGCTTTGGAAAGAGCAAGAGTTGAACTTGAGGATGCCGAAAGTAAGCCAAATACTTGGTGGAACAACTTGTGGGGGCGTAAAAGCAAAATCAAAAAGGCTCAAGATGAACTTAAGGCAGCTGAGAAAACAAGAGCGGCGGCTGATAATAAGGCTAAAGCCATGTTTCAAGCACGTATTGAAAGTGCCGATGTTCAAACCTTATTAAGTGAATTGTCCTATAAGAGTCAGGCTGCTGTTACCCGTTTAAAGAACAGAGAACTCGAAATAAAGGAAGTAGAAGACAAACTTCAAGATGCTATAGTAGAAGCTACTAAAAACCACACCAAAGCCTTAGAGAAAAAGAAAGAGGTAGAAGAAAAGTTAGAAGAGCAATATGCTTTACTAAAGCAGGCTAGACAAGAGCTTGAAGATATTGCTGATAAGCAATCAACAGAATACGCAGAAGCCATTGGTAAAGTTACTGGTTTAGAGCAAAAAGTTGAAGAGTTAGAAGGCCTTAAAAATGCCTACACAACCTTGGCGGCCAGTAAAGATAGTTTTGTTCACAAGCATAATTTAACAATTAAGGTGTTAACATCTTTACGTAGCAACTTGCAAACACATCGTGCCAAATTAAAGTCTGACACCGAAGAAAGATTAAAGTATTATGATGGTTACGTAGTGGCTTTAAAAGCACGTACAGACCAAGAATTTGCGGCAATTTTAGAACATTTAGGTGTTAAAACAGACGAGCACATTGGTGAAACCCTTGCTGCAATGCATACAGCTAGTGCCAAAGCACGTCAGGATATGATGGACAACATTCCTGTTCATGAAAAAGTTATGCAAGGTGTTTATAGCAGTTATGCAGAGGCTTTACAGGAAATTCGAGCTAAGGATATTGATATCCAAAAGAATTTCGCTGAGCGTTACGGCATCGATATGAAAGAACTTTTTGAAGACTATTATAAAGCAGAGGCCAACTCACCCTCTGGTGATGGAGATGCCCCTGAGGGAGATTCAAATCCAGATGCAGGAGACGACGATTTATTAAGTTAG
- a CDS encoding arginase family protein: MDKLVLFNNTSKNKLLNKRTGETKFGQHAKTLTSISNIYEQLKNLDVQYVIFGIPNGVKKTKSSANTKFSSTWEAALDAILNIQNNKYIKAKEVLILGHLDFNSEINLISNLNPIKKNKQKKTRDLIEKMDSYVSNLVYQIVASGKKPIIIGGNRCHAYGNIKGSALALNSAVNAINLNAQPSFKPKENNSINCGFSNAFAEGFLDRCFFFGLHENYTAEKTLDTINKVKAIKYNTFENIEIRKDLELNSEMERALKHVSKTAFGIEIDCNAIKDLPNSAVTPSGFSVNQARTLVSYFGNHDNAQYLHISEVSTKKKTAKHVGNFITYLITDFIKA, from the coding sequence ATGGACAAACTGGTTCTTTTTAACAATACGTCTAAAAATAAACTTTTAAATAAACGCACTGGCGAAACTAAATTTGGTCAACATGCTAAAACATTAACTAGCATTTCTAACATATACGAACAACTTAAAAATTTGGATGTTCAATATGTGATTTTTGGAATACCTAATGGCGTAAAAAAAACAAAAAGTTCTGCAAACACTAAGTTTTCAAGTACTTGGGAGGCTGCCTTAGATGCTATTTTAAATATTCAAAACAACAAATATATTAAGGCGAAAGAGGTCTTAATTTTAGGACATTTGGATTTTAATTCAGAAATAAATCTAATTTCTAATCTTAATCCCATAAAAAAGAACAAACAAAAGAAAACCCGAGATTTAATCGAGAAAATGGATTCTTATGTGTCCAACCTTGTATATCAAATTGTTGCTTCTGGAAAGAAACCAATAATTATAGGCGGAAACAGATGTCATGCCTATGGTAATATAAAGGGAAGTGCTCTTGCTCTAAATTCTGCAGTAAATGCCATCAACCTAAATGCACAACCGAGTTTTAAACCTAAAGAGAATAACTCTATAAATTGTGGTTTTAGTAATGCATTCGCAGAAGGTTTTTTAGATAGATGTTTCTTTTTTGGATTACACGAGAATTATACAGCAGAAAAAACCTTAGACACAATAAATAAAGTAAAAGCTATTAAATACAATACTTTTGAAAATATTGAAATTAGAAAAGATTTAGAGCTTAATTCGGAAATGGAACGTGCTTTAAAACATGTATCTAAAACTGCATTTGGTATTGAAATTGACTGTAATGCTATTAAAGATTTACCCAATAGTGCAGTTACACCTAGTGGATTTTCTGTGAATCAAGCAAGAACATTAGTAAGCTATTTTGGAAACCACGATAACGCTCAATATTTGCATATAAGTGAAGTCTCAACAAAAAAGAAAACAGCTAAACACGTTGGTAATTTTATCACTTATTTAATAACCGATTTTATAAAGGCTTAA